A window from Mangifera indica cultivar Alphonso chromosome 2, CATAS_Mindica_2.1, whole genome shotgun sequence encodes these proteins:
- the LOC123209349 gene encoding uncharacterized protein LOC123209349 isoform X2, whose protein sequence is MGSTGDDREKHFINSELYDALMIREDEKTVIDLCRKIPDHALHILTVHDDSLLHIATYSKKSDLVMKLLEELPEQYLDKMTRQNTAGNTILHETATSNHALPIADKVLKKAPGLLGMRNNNGETALFRAARYGKADIFNFLSGKICNYDQASKLPFLQRTDKTTVLHIAILSQHFGLALQIAKEYKFLIGEQDVDGMTSLQLLSVKPEAFHRKHEDGFLEKLINYVKFSCILSSRQTVQMEKQQYESAMELAKFLIERDTSWELTYQIQDQGGLRYTNMGVVILKKESQKGLLQISPPAQQDIMKLKLPCF, encoded by the exons ATGGGTTCTACTGGAGACGATCGTGAAAAACATTTTATCAACTCAGAGCTCTACGATGCTCTGATGATCAGAGAAGATGAGAAGACGGTGATTGATCTCTGCAGAAAGATTCCCGATCATGCGTTGCACATATTGACAGTCCATGATGATTCATTACTGCATATCGCAACTTATTCCAAGAAAAGTGATTTGGTGATGAAGCTGCTTGAAGAATTGCCTGAACAGTATCTTGATAAAATGACCCGGCAAAATACAGCAGGAAACACTATCCTCCATGAGACTGCAACTAGTAACCATGCTCTTCCTATTGCAGATAAAGTATTAAAGAAAGCTCCTGGATTGCTGGGAATGAGAAACAATAATGGAGAGACTGCTCTCTTTCGTGCTGCACGATATGGGAAAGCtgacatttttaattttctttctggGAAAATCTGTAATTATGATCAAGCCAGTAAGCTACCGTTTCTTCAGAGGACTGATAAAACTACTGTTCTTCACATTGCTATTCTTTCTCAACACTTTg GCTTGGCCCTGCAAATTGCTAAGGAATATAAGTTTCTAATTGGTGAGCAAGATGTAGATGGGATGACTAGTCTTCAGCTACTTTCAGTCAAGCCAGAAGCTTTTCATCGAAAACATGAAGATGGATTTCTAGAGAAACTCATCAATTATG ttaaatttaGTTGCATTTTGAGTTCGAGACAAACCGTCCAAATGGAAAAGCAGCAATATGAATCAGCTATGGAACTTGCCAAGTTTTTAATTGAAAGAGACACTTCATGGGAGCTTACTTATCAAATCCAGGATCAGGGAGGCCTAAGATACACAAATATGGGCGTAGTAATATTGAAAAAGGAATCACAGAAGGGCCTTCTACAAATATCGCCGCCAGCCCAGCAGGATATAATGAAGCTGAAACTCCCCTGTTTTTAG
- the LOC123209352 gene encoding uncharacterized protein LOC123209352, which translates to MNSIAGDNNEKHCINSELYKALMIVEDEEKVIELCRKIPDHALHILTIHDDTVLHMATYSEKERLVLRLLDELPDCYLDKMTRQNNAGNTILHNTHAFCVADKVLKKAPGLLGMRNNNGETALFRAARYGTTDIFNFLAGKVSGYDQTTKHPFLQRNDKTNVLHIAILSQHFELALQIAKGYKSLIVEQDVDGMTPLQLLSCKPEAFKRKHEESFLKKLSKCFKWTCRSTRRELKEKEERQYESAMELAKFLIRKDTTWEHSHPNQDESRPKIHRYGISPTLLAAEKGSREAAGAGGGDSAETPLFLATKSGCIEIVREILNTYPQAIEHIDDEGRNILHVAIKHRQLEIFELVSKMEGPIRRLVRKIDNNGNTILHMTGIKRTDYVPEKMEGPAFVLQRNCFGMRGFKKWRYPIL; encoded by the exons ATGAATTCTATCGCCGGAGATAATAATGAAAAGCATTGCATTAACTCAGAGCTTTACAAAGCTCTGATGATTGTAGAAGATGAAGAGAAGGTGATAGAATTATGCAGGAAAATCCCTGATCATGCGTTGCACATATTAACAATACATGACGACACCGTTTTACACATGGCTACTTATTCAGAGAAAGAACGTTTAGTGCTGAGGCTGCTTGATGAGTTGCCTGATTGCTATCTTGACAAAATGACCCGTCAAAATAATGCGGGAAACACTATTCTTCATAACACTCATGCTttctgtgtggctgataaagtgTTGAAGAAGGCGCCGGGGTTGCTGGGCATGCGCAACAACAATGGAGAGACTGCACTGTTCCGGGCTGCAAGGTATGGCACGACTGATATATTCAACTTTCTTGCTGGTAAAGTATCGGGTTATGATCAAACTACTAAGCACCCGTTTCTTCAGAGAAATGATAAAACCAATGTTCTTCACATTGCCATTCTTTCTCAGCACTTCG AATTGGCCCTGCAAATTGCGAAAGGATATAAGTCCTTAATTGTTGAACAAGATGTGGACGGAATGACTCCTCTTCAGCTTCTCTCATGCAAGCCTGAAGCTTTTAAACGCAAACACGAAGAAAGTTTTCTTAAGAAACTTAGCAAGTGCT ttaaatgGACTTGTCGTTCGACGCGGAGAGAATTAAAGGAAAAGGAGGAGCGACAATATGAATCAGCTATGGAGCTCGCCAAGTTTCTGATTAGAAAAGATACCACGTGGGAGCATTCTCATCCTAACCAAGACGAGAGTAGGCCTAAAATTCACAGATATGGGATCTCTCCAACTCTGTTAGCCGCTGAGAAGGGAAGCAGAGAAGCGGCCGGAGCCGGAGGAGGAGACAGTGCGGAGACTCCTTTGTTTTTAGCAACCAAGTCAGGATGTATCGAGATTGTTAGAGAAATACTGAATACATACCCGCAAGCAATCGAGCATATCGATGATGAAGGACGAAATATACTGCATGTAGCCATCAAGCATCGGCAGTTAGAGATATTTGAGCTGGTAAGCAAAATGGAAGGACCGATAAGGAGGCTAGTTCGAAAGATTGACAACAATGGCAACACTATATTGCACATGACGGGGATTAAAAGAACAGATTATGTGCCTGAAAAGATGGAAGGGCCTGCATTTGTTTTGCAGAGGAATTGCTTTGGTATGAG AGGGTTCAAGAAGTGGCGATATCCCATTTTATGA
- the LOC123209353 gene encoding ankyrin repeat-containing protein ITN1-like, whose product MGLTAEGLFAIANSELRNSSKEWLKQTAEGCSVVAVLIATVAFAAAYTVPGGSKETTGLPILINRPFFVVFTISDVISLTFSLAAVVTFLSILTSHLRFEDFKHSLPNKMTLGFTFLFLSVCLMMVAFAATILLMIENKENWAKIMLYTSSFVPVGIFALSYFPLHKITSITRGCKQLGKKARRLIPRSLEAFLKRICCLSTGSKARTPAGSSDIP is encoded by the coding sequence ATGGGGTTGACTGCCGAGGGATTATTTGCTATTGCAAACAGTGAACTTCGCAATTCATCCAAAGAATGGTTAAAGCAGACAGCTGAAGGATGCTCAGTGGTGGCAGTTCTAATTGCAACCGTTGCATTTGCAGCAGCATACACGGTACCAGGAGGATCAAAGGAGACAACCGGTTTGCCCATCCTTATAAATCGAccattttttgttgttttcactATATCCGACGTTATCTCTCTCACTTTCTCTTTGGCCGCCGTGGTTACATTTCTCTCGATTCTCACATCCCACTTGAGATTTGAAGACTTCAAGCACTCTCTGCCGAATAAAATGACACTAGGCTTCACGTTTCTGTTCCTTTCTGTTTGCCTGATGATGGTAGCATTTGCGGCAACGATTCTGCTGATGATTGAAAACAAGGAAAATTGGGCGAAAATCATGCTGTACACCAGCTCTTTTGTCCCAGTTGGAATCTTTGCTTTATCGTATTTCCCTCTACACAAAATAACGTCCATAACCAGAGGCTGCAAGCAATTGGGGAAGAAGGCAAGGCGGTTGATTCCTCGGAGTTTAGAAGCTTTTCTGAAGAGGATCTGCTGCTTGTCCACTGGTTCTAAAGCCCGAACCCCTGCAGGTTCTTCCGATATTCCATGA
- the LOC123205693 gene encoding uncharacterized protein LOC123205693, with protein sequence MATSKSYYPRRSYRFLPSDSPHLGPATESSSFEFDESDFFNNSDHSSEFPRKPTVSSSRVNKKPTKRADSTGGTPASLPVNIPDWSKILKDEYRDNRRADTDDGDLHGEGSVRVPPHEFLAKTRIASFSVHEGLGRTLKGGDLTRVRNAIWEKTGFQD encoded by the coding sequence ATGGCGACGAGCAAGAGTTACTATCCCCGACGCAGTTACCGATTCCTCCCCAGTGACTCACCTCATTTAGGGCCGGCAACCGAGTCGTCATCTTTCGAATTCGACGAATCAGACTTTTTCAACAACTCAGACCACTCGTCCGAGTTCCCACGCAAACCCACCGTTTCAAGTTCCCGGGTGAATAAAAAACCCACCAAGCGTGCCGATTCTACCGGTGGAACGCCCGCATCGTTGCCGGTCAATATACCTGATTGGTCGAAGATATTGAAGGATGAGTACAGGGACAATCGGCGGGCGGATACAGACGACGGTGACTTGCACGGCGAGGGAAGCGTTAGGGTTCCACCGCACGAGTTTTTGGCGAAGACGAGAATCGCTTCGTTTTCGGTCCACGAAGGTTTGGGGAGGACTTTGAAAGGAGGCGATCTAACGAGGGTTCGAAATGCAATTTGGGAAAAGACTGGGTTCcaagattga